The following are encoded in a window of Microcaecilia unicolor chromosome 14, aMicUni1.1, whole genome shotgun sequence genomic DNA:
- the LOC115458233 gene encoding olfactory receptor 2B6-like, translated as MDVENMTTQREFIILGLSDNPALQLPLFLVFLAIYLITVLGNLVIITVTCVDPRLHTPMYFFLSNLSLTDICCTTIITPKLLEIFLSGNKTISFAGCMTQLFSFMGSVSSEAFLLTTMAYDRYVSICHPLHYSLMMNQRLSVVLAAISWITGFLNSVAFTVSVSRLSFCDSHEIDHFFCELIPLLKLSCTEISGPEIILFVDAMLTAVPTFLVTLTSYTYIISAILKIRSKEGKRKAFSTCSSHLTVISVYYLSLLSIYLRPTSTYSQGQGKIMSVVYTTVTPMLNPLIYSLRNKEVKNALRKIVSSLSSKKI; from the exons ATGGATGTGGAAAATATGACGACACAGAGAGAATTCATTATTTTGGGACTTTCCGATAATCCTGCTTTGCAGCTTCCGCTCTTCCTGGTCTTCCTGGCTATCTACTTGATCACAGTGTTGGGGAACCTTGTGATCATCACAGTGACCTGCGTTGACCCCCGCCTGCACACCCCCATGTACTTTTTCCTCAGCAACCTGTCACTCACAGACATCTGTTGTACTACCATCATCACCCCAAAACTGCTGGAGATCTTCCTCTCAGGGAATAAGACCATTTCCTTCGCTGGTTGCATGACGCAGCTCTTTTCCTTTATGGGATCGGTCAGCAGCGAGGCTTTCCTCCTTACGACCATGGCTTACGACCGTTACGTGTCGATCTGCCACCCCTTGCACTATTCACTTATGATGAATCAGAGACTGAGCGTTGTGCTGGCGGCCATTTCCTGGATCACTGGTTTCCTGAATTCTGTGGCGTTTACGGTTTCCGTCAGCCGCCTTTCATTTTGTGACTCTCACGAGATCGATCATTTCTTCTGTGAGCTCATTCCACTCTTAAAACTTTCCTGCACTGAGATATCTGGTCCTGAAATCATCCTGTTTGTTGATGCCATGTTGACAGCGGTGCCCACCTTCCTAGTGACTCTTACTTCTTACACCTACATCATCTCAGCCATCCTGAAGATCCGCTCGAAGGAAGGGAAGCGtaaagccttctccacctgctcctcccacctCACTGTCATCTCTGTGTATTACTTATCCCTGCTGTCCATTTACCTGAGACCCACCTCAACATACTCCCAGGGACAGGGCAAAATCATGTCGGTGGTTTACACAACTGTCACCCCCATGCTGAACCCCCTGATTTACAGTCTGAGAAACAAGGAGGTAAAAAATGCGCTGAGGAAA attgtaagctctttgagcagcaaGAAAATATAA
- the LOC115458234 gene encoding olfactory receptor 5B21-like, producing MRTKDPGDVENITAVTEFIILGLSDNPDLQVPLFLIFLLIYLITLLGNLAIVIATCIDPRLHTPMYFFLSHLSFTDICCTSNIVPKLLVIFLAGEKTISYSGCIMQLFFFMGFACTECFLLTAMAYDRYVAVCHPLHYLLIMNQKVYVLLAAASWTGGFLTSVTIMVSVICLSFCASNEINHIFCELMPLLKLSCTDTASAETVLFIAAALTSVPASLVTLTSYTFIISAILRIRSAEGKRKAFSTCSSHLTVISVFYLSIFCVYLRPNSTYSLQQGKILSVVYTTVTPMLNPLIYSLRNKDVKNALRKVIGR from the coding sequence ATGAGAACGAAGGATCCTGGAGATGTAGAAAACATAACAGCTGTGACAGAATTCATCATTCTGGGACTTTCGGATAATCCGGATTTGCAGGTTCCACTGTTTCTGATCTTCCTGCTTATCTACCTGATTACCCTGCTGGGGAACCTGGCAATTGTGATAGCGACCTGCATCGACCCCCGTCTGCACACCCCCATGTACTTCTTTCTCAGTCACCTGTCATTCACAGACATCTGCTGCACCTCCAACATCGTGCCGAAACTGCTGGTGATTTTCCTTGCAGGGGAGAAGACCATTTCCTACTCTGGGTGCATTATGCAGCTGTTTTTCTTCATGGGGTTTGCTTGCACCGAATGCTTCCTCCTCACTGCCATGGCTTATGATCGTTATGTGGCCGTCTGCCACCCCCTGCACTATCTGCTCATCATGAATCAGAAAGTTTACGTCTTGCTGGCAGCCGCTTCCTGGACCGGTGGCTTCCTAACTTCTGTGACAATCATGGTTTCCGTCATCTGCCTGTCATTCTGTGCTTCTAACGAGATTAATCATATCTTTTGTGAACTCATGCCACTGCTAAAGCTTTCCTGTACTGACACAGCCAGCGCTGAAACAGTGTTATTCATCGCAGCCGCATTAACCTCAGTGCCTGCCTCTCTGGTGACGCTTACATCCTACACCTTCATCATCTCAGCCATCCTGAGGATCCGCTCTGCGGAGGGGAAGCGcaaagccttctccacctgctcctcccatCTCACCGTCATCTCTGTGTTCTATTTGTCAATTTTCTGTGTGTACCTGAGGCCCAACTCCACTTATTCCCTGCAGCAGGGGAAAATTCTGTCTGTGGTCTACACGACGGTCACCCCCATGCTGAACCCCCTGATTTACAGCCTGAGGAACAAGGATGTGAAAAACGCACTGAGGAAAGTTATCGGAAGGTAG